One genomic window of Halogeometricum sp. S3BR5-2 includes the following:
- the eno gene encoding phosphopyruvate hydratase: MTLITDVRLRRVLDSRGNPTVEADVLTESGGFGRAAAPSGASTGEYEAIELPPSEAIAAARRHAIPRLVDEVYAGNQREVDGALRAADGTDNFSEIGANSAVAISMAAGKAGADVLGAPLYQHLGGAFRGENFPTPLGNVVGGGEHAKEATHIQEFLSAPVGAPSVSEAVFANAAVHDRISEILDDRDVPAAKGDEGAWAPPISDAEAFEVVDEAVSDVEDDLGFEIGFGLDIAAAELYDEEEGGYVFGDEVKSTDEMVDYVAEMVHEYDLVYVEDPLDENDYEGFAELTERVGEQTLICGDDLFVTNVERLQDGIDVGAANSILIKPNQIGTLSDAFDAVELAVRNGYDAVISHRSGETEDTTIAHLAVATDAAFIKTGAVQGERTAKLNELIRIADDAV; encoded by the coding sequence ATGACACTCATCACCGACGTTAGACTCCGACGCGTCCTCGACTCCCGGGGCAACCCGACCGTCGAGGCGGACGTACTCACCGAGTCGGGCGGCTTCGGCCGCGCGGCCGCGCCAAGCGGCGCGAGCACCGGCGAGTACGAGGCTATCGAACTCCCGCCGTCGGAGGCCATCGCGGCCGCCCGACGCCACGCCATCCCGCGCCTCGTCGACGAGGTGTACGCGGGCAACCAGCGCGAGGTCGACGGGGCCCTGCGCGCCGCCGACGGGACGGACAACTTCTCGGAAATCGGCGCCAACAGCGCCGTCGCCATCTCGATGGCGGCCGGGAAGGCCGGCGCCGACGTGTTGGGCGCGCCCCTGTACCAGCACCTCGGCGGCGCGTTCCGCGGCGAGAACTTCCCGACGCCGCTCGGCAACGTCGTCGGCGGCGGCGAACACGCGAAGGAGGCCACGCACATCCAGGAGTTCCTCTCCGCGCCCGTCGGGGCGCCGAGCGTCTCCGAGGCCGTCTTCGCCAACGCCGCGGTCCACGACCGCATCTCCGAGATACTCGACGACCGCGACGTCCCCGCCGCGAAGGGCGACGAGGGCGCGTGGGCGCCGCCCATCTCGGACGCCGAGGCGTTCGAGGTGGTCGACGAGGCCGTCTCCGACGTGGAGGACGACCTCGGCTTCGAGATCGGGTTCGGCCTCGACATCGCCGCGGCCGAACTGTACGACGAGGAGGAGGGCGGCTACGTCTTCGGCGACGAGGTGAAGTCGACCGACGAGATGGTCGACTACGTCGCCGAGATGGTCCACGAGTACGACCTCGTCTACGTCGAGGACCCCCTCGACGAGAACGATTACGAGGGCTTCGCGGAGCTAACGGAACGGGTGGGCGAGCAGACGCTCATCTGCGGCGACGACCTGTTCGTCACCAACGTCGAACGCCTGCAGGACGGCATCGACGTGGGCGCCGCCAACTCCATCCTCATCAAGCCGAACCAGATCGGCACCCTCTCGGACGCCTTCGACGCCGTCGAACTCGCCGTCCGGAACGGTTACGACGCGGTCATCTCGCACCGTTCCGGCGAGACGGAGGACACTACCATCGCACACCTCGCCGTCGCCACCGACGCCGCCTTCATCAAGACGGGGGCGGTGCAGGGCGAGCGAACCGCCAAACTGAACGAACTCATCCGCATCGCGGACGACGCAGTATGA
- a CDS encoding DNA-directed RNA polymerase subunit K — MMQQRYNRYEKARILGARALQVSYGAPVLLDTDQSEPILIAAEEYDAGVLPFTVKREGK; from the coding sequence ATAATGCAACAGCGCTACAACCGATACGAGAAGGCACGCATCCTCGGCGCGCGAGCGCTGCAGGTGTCGTACGGGGCGCCGGTCCTCCTCGACACGGACCAGAGCGAACCCATCCTCATCGCGGCCGAGGAGTACGACGCCGGCGTGTTGCCGTTCACGGTCAAGCGAGAGGGTAAGTGA
- a CDS encoding DNA-directed RNA polymerase subunit N, translating to MMIPVRCFTCGNVVGEHWDEFKARAREGDEDPAEVLDELGVERHCCRRMMVSHKDLVDVVAPYQ from the coding sequence ATGATGATTCCCGTCCGGTGTTTCACGTGCGGCAACGTCGTCGGTGAACACTGGGACGAGTTCAAGGCCCGCGCCCGCGAGGGTGACGAAGACCCCGCCGAGGTCCTCGACGAACTCGGCGTCGAGCGCCACTGCTGTCGGCGCATGATGGTCTCGCACAAAGACCTCGTGGACGTGGTGGCACCGTACCAATAA
- a CDS encoding 30S ribosomal protein S9, which yields MVTNTSGKKKTAIARATVSEGEGRVRINSRPVELTEPEMARLKMLEPFRIAGEDLRSQVDIDVTVSGGGFAGQADATRTAIARGLVQHLNDAELRDAYMDFDRSLLVNDVRQSESKKWGGPGARARYQKSYR from the coding sequence ATGGTAACGAACACGTCCGGAAAGAAGAAGACGGCCATCGCCCGCGCCACCGTGAGCGAGGGCGAGGGCCGCGTCCGTATCAACTCCCGACCGGTCGAACTGACCGAACCGGAGATGGCCCGCCTGAAGATGCTGGAACCGTTCCGCATCGCCGGCGAGGACCTCCGTTCGCAGGTCGACATCGACGTCACCGTGTCCGGCGGCGGCTTCGCCGGGCAGGCGGACGCGACGCGCACGGCCATCGCGCGCGGTCTGGTGCAGCATCTCAACGACGCGGAACTCCGCGACGCCTACATGGACTTCGACCGCTCGCTCCTGGTGAACGACGTTCGCCAGTCCGAGTCGAAGAAGTGGGGCGGACCGGGCGCGAGAGCGCGCTACCAGAAGTCCTACCGTTAG
- a CDS encoding 50S ribosomal protein L13 encodes MSLAEFDADVVVDARNCIMGRVASEVAQKALAGEKVAIVNAEDTVITGSEDDVMGVYRKRVDVGSDQGPYYPKRPDRIFKRAVRGMVPYKTDEGREALSNVRVYVGNPFDEDGDVVDGTSLDRLSNIKFISLGEVSEKLGANVTW; translated from the coding sequence ATGAGTCTCGCAGAGTTCGACGCCGACGTGGTCGTCGACGCGCGGAACTGTATCATGGGTCGCGTCGCCAGCGAGGTCGCTCAGAAGGCGCTCGCCGGCGAGAAGGTCGCCATCGTCAACGCCGAGGACACCGTCATTACGGGCTCGGAAGACGACGTGATGGGCGTCTACCGCAAGCGCGTGGACGTCGGCTCCGACCAGGGTCCGTACTACCCCAAGCGGCCGGACCGCATCTTCAAGCGCGCCGTCCGCGGGATGGTGCCGTACAAGACCGACGAGGGCCGCGAAGCGCTCTCGAACGTCCGCGTCTACGTCGGCAACCCGTTCGACGAGGACGGCGACGTCGTCGACGGCACTTCGCTGGACCGCCTCTCGAACATCAAGTTCATCTCGCTCGGAGAGGTCTCCGAGAAACTGGGTGCTAACGTCACATGGTAA
- a CDS encoding 50S ribosomal protein L18e, with amino-acid sequence MSKTNPRLNSLIAELKAASRDSGANVWQDVADRLEKPRRTHAEVNLGRIERYAKEDETVIVPGKVLGSGVLEKNVTVAAVDFSSSARKKIEQVGSTVTLEQIAEQNPEGSDVRVIR; translated from the coding sequence ATGAGTAAGACTAACCCGAGACTCAACAGTCTCATCGCCGAGCTAAAGGCGGCCTCGCGCGACTCCGGAGCCAACGTGTGGCAGGACGTCGCGGACCGTCTGGAGAAGCCCCGGCGCACCCACGCAGAGGTCAACCTCGGTCGTATCGAACGGTACGCCAAGGAAGACGAGACGGTCATCGTCCCCGGCAAAGTGCTGGGCAGCGGTGTGCTGGAGAAGAACGTCACCGTCGCGGCTGTCGACTTTTCGTCGTCGGCCCGCAAGAAGATCGAGCAGGTCGGTTCGACGGTGACGCTCGAACAGATCGCAGAACAGAACCCCGAGGGCTCCGACGTACGGGTGATCCGATGA
- a CDS encoding DNA-directed RNA polymerase subunit D, with translation MAEDFEVEFIERDDRKARFLVRGMTPAVANGIRRAMIADVPTFSVDTVRFVENSSVMFDEMIGLRLGLVPLTTDLDDFEEGDVVTLALDVEGPATAYSGDIETSDGLVQPADQNVPIIELKEGQRLELEADAVLGRGKEHAKHQGGVAVGYRHLHRVEVVGDASEFDEQEPNILRGVIEEQAAEHAADEGAQNGDLVPTEAFDNDLTKRYPGKEVEVHDVPGAFVFHVETDGSFTVEELVRRAVESISDRAAELEEKVAI, from the coding sequence ATGGCAGAAGATTTCGAGGTCGAGTTCATCGAACGCGACGACCGGAAGGCTCGCTTCCTCGTCCGCGGGATGACCCCCGCGGTCGCCAACGGCATCCGCCGGGCGATGATCGCGGACGTGCCGACGTTCAGCGTCGACACCGTCCGGTTCGTCGAGAACTCCTCGGTCATGTTCGACGAGATGATCGGTCTGCGCCTCGGCCTCGTTCCGCTGACGACCGACCTGGACGACTTCGAGGAGGGTGACGTCGTCACCCTCGCCCTCGACGTCGAGGGGCCGGCGACGGCCTACTCGGGCGACATCGAGACGTCCGACGGACTCGTCCAACCGGCCGACCAGAACGTGCCCATCATCGAACTGAAGGAGGGTCAACGCCTCGAACTGGAGGCCGACGCCGTCCTCGGGCGCGGGAAGGAACACGCCAAGCATCAAGGCGGCGTGGCCGTCGGCTACCGACATCTCCACCGCGTGGAGGTCGTCGGCGACGCCAGCGAGTTCGACGAGCAGGAACCGAACATCCTGCGCGGCGTCATCGAGGAGCAGGCGGCCGAACACGCCGCCGACGAGGGCGCGCAGAACGGCGACCTCGTCCCCACCGAGGCGTTCGACAACGACCTCACGAAGCGGTACCCCGGAAAGGAGGTCGAAGTCCACGACGTCCCCGGCGCGTTCGTCTTCCACGTGGAGACGGACGGGTCGTTCACCGTCGAGGAACTCGTTCGCCGCGCCGTCGAGAGCATCTCGGACCGCGCGGCCGAACTCGAAGAGAAAGTCGCGATATAG
- a CDS encoding 30S ribosomal protein S11 → MSESENTGTTWGIAHVYASFNNTLITVTDQTGAETVAKSSGGAVVKQNRDEASPYAAMQMADTVAEEIKAAGIDALHVRVRGPGGNLNKSPGPGAQATIRALARAGLEIGRIEDVTPIPHDGTRAPKNSRL, encoded by the coding sequence ATGAGCGAATCCGAGAATACCGGCACGACGTGGGGCATCGCCCACGTGTACGCATCGTTCAACAACACCCTCATCACGGTCACCGACCAGACGGGCGCGGAGACGGTCGCCAAGTCGTCCGGCGGCGCCGTGGTGAAGCAGAACCGCGACGAGGCGTCCCCGTACGCGGCCATGCAGATGGCCGACACGGTCGCGGAAGAGATCAAAGCGGCCGGCATCGACGCCCTGCACGTTCGCGTGCGCGGGCCCGGCGGCAACCTCAACAAGAGCCCCGGCCCCGGTGCGCAGGCGACGATTCGCGCGCTGGCCCGCGCCGGACTCGAAATCGGCCGCATCGAGGACGTCACGCCCATCCCGCACGACGGGACGCGCGCGCCGAAAAACAGCCGACTCTAA
- a CDS encoding 30S ribosomal protein S4 encodes MATGKNTKFYETPNHPFQGERIAQEADLLGRYGLKNKEELWRAQSELRDYRREARRLIGEAQGDMEAAEELGEEFLDRLRRYGILSEDADISEVLGLDVTDILERRLQTVAYRKGIGHTPQQSRQFIVHGHVVVGEGRVTRPSKKVEAVEEDRVAFDEGSPLADELHPERAEGQE; translated from the coding sequence ATGGCGACCGGCAAGAACACCAAGTTCTACGAGACGCCGAACCACCCGTTCCAAGGCGAACGTATCGCGCAGGAGGCCGACCTCCTCGGGCGCTACGGGCTGAAGAACAAAGAGGAACTCTGGCGCGCCCAGTCCGAACTGCGCGACTACCGCCGCGAGGCCCGACGCCTCATCGGCGAGGCGCAGGGCGACATGGAGGCCGCCGAGGAACTCGGCGAGGAGTTCCTCGACCGACTCCGCCGCTACGGCATCCTCTCGGAGGACGCCGACATCAGCGAGGTGCTCGGTCTCGACGTGACCGACATCCTCGAACGCCGCCTGCAGACCGTCGCCTACCGGAAGGGCATCGGTCACACGCCGCAGCAGTCGCGGCAGTTCATCGTCCACGGCCACGTGGTCGTCGGTGAGGGCCGCGTCACGCGCCCCTCGAAGAAGGTCGAAGCCGTCGAGGAGGACCGCGTCGCGTTCGACGAGGGCAGCCCCCTCGCGGACGAACTACACCCCGAACGCGCGGAGGGACAGGAGTAA
- a CDS encoding 30S ribosomal protein S13 — protein MSAEEPQDDAPEEEENLRYFVRIGQTDLDGTKSVERSLSDMKGIGKRTARIVTDAAGVDRTATFGLLDEDEIDSVVDVVENFTDHAPEWMINRRDDFYSGETSHKTGSDLEEKRRHDINRMKMISSYKGVRHKRGQKVRGQRTKSTGRTEGTIGVNVEAIKEEQAAEAEEGDE, from the coding sequence ATGAGTGCAGAAGAACCACAAGACGACGCTCCCGAGGAGGAGGAAAACCTCCGATACTTCGTCCGAATCGGTCAGACCGACCTGGACGGCACGAAGTCGGTAGAGCGGAGTCTCTCCGACATGAAAGGTATCGGCAAGCGCACGGCGCGCATCGTTACCGACGCCGCGGGCGTGGACCGAACGGCGACGTTCGGGCTTCTCGACGAAGACGAAATCGACTCGGTCGTCGACGTCGTCGAGAACTTCACCGACCACGCCCCCGAGTGGATGATCAACCGCCGCGACGACTTCTACAGCGGCGAGACCAGCCACAAGACCGGCTCGGACCTCGAAGAGAAGCGCCGCCACGACATCAACCGCATGAAGATGATCAGCTCCTACAAGGGCGTCCGACACAAGCGCGGACAGAAGGTGCGCGGACAGCGCACGAAGTCCACGGGACGTACCGAGGGGACCATCGGCGTGAACGTCGAAGCGATCAAGGAAGAACAGGCCGCCGAAGCCGAGGAGGGTGACGAATAA
- a CDS encoding SDR family oxidoreductase → MIVVTGATGTVGEPTVESLLARGADVRAAVRNPSAASVPAGTETVEFDFERPETWGRAFDGATGLFLLRPPTTTRVSRRLLPAADAAVRCGVDRVTFLSVLGAERNPLLPHRRVERHLETDDTDAGAGATHAFLRASYFMQNLAEVHAPDVRERGELFVPAGDGATSLVDARDVGAVAAATLTEPGHANVAYDLTGPEAVTYEEVAAVLSDVLGRPVEYVDPSARAFARRMRRRGHDWGFVVAMLGIYATARFGLAGRVEPDASAVLGRPPRDVATFAADYADAWR, encoded by the coding sequence GTGATAGTCGTCACCGGTGCGACGGGGACGGTGGGCGAACCGACCGTGGAGTCGCTGCTCGCGCGCGGCGCGGACGTGCGGGCCGCGGTTCGGAATCCTTCGGCGGCGTCGGTCCCCGCGGGGACCGAAACCGTCGAGTTCGACTTCGAGCGCCCCGAGACGTGGGGACGGGCGTTCGACGGCGCGACAGGGCTGTTCCTCCTCCGGCCGCCGACAACGACGCGGGTGTCGCGGCGCCTCCTCCCGGCGGCGGACGCGGCGGTCCGGTGTGGTGTCGACCGGGTGACGTTCCTCTCGGTGCTCGGCGCCGAGCGGAACCCCCTGCTCCCGCATCGACGGGTCGAACGCCACCTCGAAACCGACGACACCGACGCGGGCGCGGGGGCGACGCACGCCTTCCTCCGCGCGAGTTACTTCATGCAGAACCTCGCGGAGGTCCACGCCCCCGACGTCCGCGAACGCGGGGAACTGTTCGTCCCGGCGGGCGACGGCGCGACCAGCCTCGTCGACGCCCGCGACGTGGGGGCCGTCGCCGCCGCGACGCTGACCGAACCGGGGCACGCGAACGTCGCCTACGACCTCACCGGTCCGGAGGCGGTGACGTACGAGGAGGTGGCGGCCGTCCTCTCGGATGTCCTGGGGCGGCCCGTCGAGTACGTCGACCCGTCGGCCCGGGCGTTCGCGCGTCGGATGCGTCGCCGGGGGCACGACTGGGGGTTCGTCGTCGCGATGCTCGGTATCTACGCGACGGCGCGGTTCGGCCTCGCAGGGCGGGTCGAACCCGACGCGTCGGCGGTGCTCGGACGGCCGCCCCGGGACGTGGCGACGTTCGCCGCCGACTACGCCGACGCGTGGCGGTGA
- a CDS encoding thioredoxin family protein, translating into MSAESPATDAPNRPITVESEAELDELVAANGLVLVDFYTKGCTLCQSIEPVLGNVARAHEELTVALCNPRNDIGLVDRFGIRSVPTLILFEDGERVGTLAEGFQGGAAIDEFVAESRSND; encoded by the coding sequence GTGAGTGCAGAGTCACCCGCGACCGACGCCCCGAACAGACCGATCACCGTCGAATCCGAGGCCGAACTCGACGAACTCGTCGCCGCGAACGGCCTCGTCCTCGTCGACTTCTACACGAAGGGCTGCACGCTGTGTCAGAGCATCGAGCCCGTCCTCGGCAACGTCGCACGCGCGCACGAGGAGTTAACTGTCGCCCTCTGCAACCCCCGAAACGATATCGGCCTCGTCGACCGCTTCGGCATCAGGAGCGTCCCCACTCTCATTCTGTTCGAGGACGGCGAGCGGGTGGGAACGCTGGCGGAGGGGTTCCAGGGCGGCGCGGCCATCGACGAGTTCGTCGCCGAATCGCGGTCGAACGACTAG